One window of the Eucalyptus grandis isolate ANBG69807.140 chromosome 6, ASM1654582v1, whole genome shotgun sequence genome contains the following:
- the LOC104451830 gene encoding glycine-rich cell wall structural protein-like, with protein MGKQYGAAWSFILILFILRFLVVEGSRGKRFLSKGDDYDKAKELQRKVKDWEEAAYRTVTAGGLGDEGGGFGSGGGIGKGGGGYGSGGGMGGGYSGGNGAGGWGGGIGGGSGFGGGGGSSYNNGGQRDGHDSGGGSGGEYGGGSNGGYGSAGGGAVA; from the coding sequence ATGGGAAAGCAGTATGGGGCTGCATGGAGTTTCATCCTCATTTTGTTCATCTTGCGGTTCCTAGTAGTGGAAGGGAGTAGGGGGAAGAGGTTTCTGAGCAAAGGTGACGATTATGACAAGGCCAAAGAGTTGCAAAGGAAAGTTAAGGATTGGGAAGAAGCTGCCTACAGAACGGTGACAGCTGGGGGATTAGGAGATGAAGGCGGTGGTTTTGGTAGTGGCGGGGGCATAGGCAAGGGAGGTGGAGGTTATGGGTCAGGTGGTGGTATGGGCGGCGGCTACAGTGGTGGAAATGGAGCAGGGGGTTGGGGAGGTGGCATTGGGGGTGGCAGTGGCTTCGGAGGTGGCGGAGGATCCAGCTACAACAATGGCGGTCAACGTGACGGACATGATTCTGGGGGTGGAAGTGGAGGCGAGTATGGAGGAGGATCAAATGGTGGGTATGGTTCTGCTGGCGGAGGGGCGGTGGCTTAG